From the Alloalcanivorax dieselolei B5 genome, one window contains:
- a CDS encoding Dyp-type peroxidase, protein MSEHQAGLFDRHYTHHLFLEFALGAGADMDGVRQALRDVLARAPASTPLLMAFGPGLWRKLSRSFTFPPFSLEGKAPSTQGDLLIWIQAENPSDLFDTALAASRRLREVLALQLEVQGFVYHDMRDLSGFVDGIGNPTGDKALAAAVIPEGQPGAGGSWMITQKWVHKLESFNALPVEEQEKVFGRTKADAVEFDGENMPENSHVGRTDVDHDGVPQKIWRRSVPYGTTTEHGSYFIAFTCERERFEFLLRRMYGMVDGVRDRLLDYSRPVTGSWWYAPSQEWLSAL, encoded by the coding sequence GTGTCCGAACACCAGGCCGGCCTGTTTGACCGTCACTATACCCATCATCTTTTCCTGGAATTCGCCCTCGGCGCTGGCGCCGACATGGACGGGGTGCGCCAGGCCTTGCGCGATGTGCTGGCGCGGGCACCGGCCAGCACCCCGCTGTTGATGGCGTTCGGCCCCGGGCTGTGGCGGAAGCTGTCCCGCTCATTCACCTTTCCGCCGTTCTCCCTGGAAGGCAAGGCGCCCTCCACGCAGGGGGATCTGTTGATCTGGATCCAGGCGGAAAATCCCAGTGACCTGTTTGACACCGCCCTGGCGGCGTCGCGGCGGTTGCGTGAGGTATTGGCTCTGCAACTGGAGGTTCAGGGTTTCGTTTACCACGATATGCGCGATCTGTCCGGCTTCGTCGATGGCATTGGCAACCCCACCGGTGACAAGGCTCTGGCCGCCGCGGTGATTCCGGAAGGGCAGCCCGGGGCGGGTGGCAGCTGGATGATCACGCAGAAATGGGTGCATAAACTCGAAAGCTTCAACGCCCTGCCGGTGGAAGAACAGGAAAAGGTGTTCGGCCGTACCAAGGCCGACGCGGTGGAGTTCGATGGGGAGAACATGCCGGAGAACTCCCACGTGGGCCGCACCGATGTGGACCATGATGGTGTGCCGCAGAAAATCTGGCGGCGCTCGGTACCCTATGGCACCACCACCGAGCACGGTTCCTACTTCATCGCCTTCACCTGCGAGCGGGAACGTTTCGAGTTCCTGCTACGGCGTATGTACGGCATGGTCGACGGTGTTCGCGATCGTCTGCTGGATTACAGCAGGCCGGTCACGGGCTCCTGGTGGTACGCGCCCAGCCAGGAATGGCTGAGCGCGCTCTGA
- the map gene encoding type I methionyl aminopeptidase, whose amino-acid sequence MNVVIKTPEQIAKMREAGRLAAEVLEMIGEHVQPGVTTEELDRICHDHIVNKQKAIPACLGYGGAPGRIPFPKSICTSVNHVVCHGIPNEKKALKSGDIVNIDVTVIKDGWHGDTSKMYYVGEPSVLSRRLVETTRECMLTGIRMVRPGVRLGDIGHRIQKLAESERFSVVREYCGHGIGEGFHEEPQVLHYGKTGTGLELVEGMVFTIEPMINAGKASNKVLPDGWTVVTKDRKLSAQWEHTIAVTADGYEVLTARNEEQDLY is encoded by the coding sequence ATGAATGTAGTGATCAAAACCCCCGAACAAATCGCCAAAATGCGCGAAGCCGGCCGTCTGGCCGCCGAAGTCCTGGAAATGATTGGCGAGCACGTTCAGCCGGGGGTGACCACCGAGGAACTGGATCGTATCTGCCATGACCACATCGTCAACAAGCAGAAGGCCATCCCCGCCTGCCTGGGTTATGGTGGCGCGCCCGGCCGCATCCCCTTCCCCAAGTCCATCTGCACCTCGGTGAACCACGTGGTTTGCCACGGCATTCCCAATGAGAAAAAGGCGCTCAAGAGCGGTGATATCGTCAATATCGACGTCACCGTGATCAAGGACGGCTGGCATGGCGACACCAGCAAAATGTACTACGTGGGTGAGCCGTCGGTACTGTCCCGCCGCCTGGTGGAAACCACCCGCGAGTGCATGCTGACCGGTATCAGGATGGTCAGACCCGGAGTGCGTCTGGGCGACATCGGCCACCGCATCCAGAAACTGGCCGAGAGCGAGCGCTTCTCAGTGGTACGCGAATACTGCGGCCACGGCATCGGCGAGGGCTTCCACGAGGAACCCCAGGTCCTGCACTACGGCAAGACCGGCACCGGCCTGGAGCTGGTCGAGGGCATGGTATTCACCATCGAACCGATGATCAACGCCGGCAAGGCCTCCAACAAGGTGCTGCCGGACGGCTGGACCGTGGTCACCAAGGATCGCAAGCTGTCCGCCCAATGGGAGCATACCATCGCGGTCACCGCCGACGGCTACGAAGTGCTCACCGCACGCAATGAGGAACAGGACCTGTATTGA
- the dapE gene encoding succinyl-diaminopimelate desuccinylase: MVSKTLDYARELIRRPSVTPEDEGCQDWMIEKLEALGFQCETLWFEEVRNLWARRGNGGPLFVFAGHTDVVPTGEREEWTHDPFAPTIDGDLLYGRGAADMKGSIAAMLAAVEDFVAAHPDHDGSIGFLITADEEGPSVNGTVKVVEYLQGRDEAIDYCLVGEPSSTNTVGDVIKNGRRGSLGAVLTVKGIQGHVAYPHLARNPVHQATPALAELAAEEWDQGNDFFPATSFQISNIQAGTGATNVIPGHCRVLFNFRFSTELTEAILRQRTEAILDKHGLDYDLQWTLSGQPFLTDRGALVDATVAAIRQETGRDAELSTAGGTSDGRFIAPTGAQVVELGPVNATIHKVDEHTSISELDILTGIYRQVLENLLG; the protein is encoded by the coding sequence ATGGTGAGCAAAACCCTCGACTACGCCCGGGAACTGATCCGCCGCCCTTCCGTTACGCCGGAAGACGAAGGGTGCCAGGACTGGATGATCGAAAAACTGGAAGCCCTGGGTTTCCAGTGCGAAACCCTGTGGTTCGAAGAGGTGCGCAATCTGTGGGCGCGGCGCGGCAACGGCGGCCCGCTGTTCGTGTTCGCCGGGCACACCGATGTGGTGCCCACCGGGGAACGCGAGGAATGGACCCATGATCCGTTCGCCCCCACTATCGACGGAGACTTGCTCTATGGTCGCGGCGCGGCGGACATGAAAGGCTCCATCGCGGCTATGCTGGCGGCGGTGGAGGATTTCGTCGCCGCCCACCCCGATCACGACGGCAGTATCGGTTTTCTGATCACCGCCGACGAAGAAGGGCCGTCGGTGAACGGCACCGTCAAAGTGGTGGAGTATTTACAGGGACGCGACGAGGCCATCGATTACTGTCTGGTGGGCGAGCCCTCCTCCACCAACACCGTCGGCGATGTGATTAAAAACGGCCGGCGCGGCTCCCTCGGCGCCGTGCTCACGGTCAAAGGCATCCAGGGCCATGTGGCCTATCCTCACCTGGCCCGAAACCCGGTGCACCAGGCCACTCCCGCCCTGGCGGAACTGGCCGCCGAGGAATGGGACCAGGGCAACGACTTCTTCCCCGCCACCAGCTTCCAGATTTCCAACATTCAGGCCGGCACCGGCGCCACCAACGTGATTCCCGGCCATTGCCGGGTACTTTTCAATTTCCGTTTCTCCACCGAACTCACCGAAGCGATATTGCGCCAGCGCACCGAGGCGATTCTGGACAAACACGGCCTGGACTATGACTTGCAATGGACTCTGTCCGGGCAGCCGTTCCTCACCGATCGCGGTGCCCTGGTGGACGCCACCGTGGCGGCGATTCGCCAGGAAACCGGCCGCGATGCCGAGTTGTCCACCGCCGGCGGCACCAGCGACGGCCGCTTCATTGCCCCCACCGGCGCTCAGGTAGTGGAACTGGGACCGGTAAACGCCACCATCCACAAGGTGGACGAACACACCAGTATCAGTGAGCTGGACATCCTCACCGGAATCTATCGACAGGTGCTGGAAAACCTTCTGGGCTGA
- the dapC gene encoding succinyldiaminopimelate transaminase, translated as MNPDLEQLHPYPFEKLATLFNNLPASDKAPVSFSIGEPQHPAPEFVQQVLRENTALLSRYPATNGLPELRQAIADWLVRRFKLTAVDHDRQVIPVNGTREALFAFTQALLDRQRRPLVLMPNPFYQIYEGATLLGGGEPVYLPCTSASGLQPDFDAVGEDVWIRTQLLFICTPGNPTGATLSKAQLKALIQLADKYDFVIASDECYSEIYQNQAPAGLLQACAEMGRHDYRRCVVFHSLSKRSNLPGLRSGFVAGDGEILQRFLRYRTYHGCAMPVHHQLASIAAWNDETHVEANRALYVEKFRAVLDILGDELKVSAPDAGFYLWPRTPIDDESFARQLKAEENVTVLPGRYLSRTVNGRNPGNNRVRMALVAELDQCVEGAERMRALIKRL; from the coding sequence ATGAATCCGGATTTGGAGCAGCTGCATCCCTACCCTTTTGAAAAACTGGCGACGCTGTTCAACAACCTGCCCGCCTCGGACAAAGCCCCGGTGTCATTTTCCATCGGCGAACCACAACATCCGGCACCGGAATTCGTGCAGCAAGTGCTGCGCGAGAATACCGCTTTACTGTCCCGCTATCCGGCCACCAACGGCCTGCCGGAACTGCGCCAGGCCATCGCTGACTGGCTGGTGCGCCGCTTCAAACTGACCGCGGTGGATCATGACCGGCAGGTGATTCCGGTGAACGGCACCCGCGAAGCGCTGTTCGCCTTCACCCAGGCCCTGCTGGACCGGCAGCGCCGGCCATTGGTACTGATGCCCAATCCCTTCTATCAGATCTACGAAGGCGCCACGCTGCTCGGCGGTGGCGAGCCGGTGTACCTGCCGTGCACCAGCGCTTCCGGCTTGCAACCGGATTTTGACGCGGTCGGTGAAGACGTGTGGATCCGCACTCAATTGCTGTTCATCTGCACTCCGGGCAACCCCACTGGTGCCACCCTCTCCAAGGCACAGCTGAAAGCGTTGATCCAACTGGCTGACAAGTACGATTTTGTCATCGCCTCCGATGAGTGCTACTCAGAAATCTATCAGAATCAGGCGCCCGCCGGCCTGCTGCAGGCCTGCGCGGAAATGGGCCGCCACGACTACCGCCGCTGCGTGGTGTTTCACTCCCTGTCCAAACGCTCCAACCTGCCGGGGTTGCGTTCCGGCTTCGTCGCCGGCGATGGCGAAATCCTGCAACGGTTCCTGCGCTACCGCACCTACCACGGCTGCGCCATGCCGGTCCATCACCAGCTGGCCAGTATCGCCGCCTGGAACGATGAAACCCACGTGGAAGCCAACCGCGCCCTGTACGTGGAAAAATTCCGCGCGGTGCTGGACATTCTCGGTGACGAACTTAAGGTATCCGCCCCGGACGCGGGCTTTTACCTGTGGCCGCGCACACCCATCGACGACGAAAGTTTCGCCCGTCAATTGAAGGCGGAAGAGAACGTCACCGTGTTGCCCGGCCGCTATCTGTCTCGCACCGTGAACGGCCGCAACCCCGGTAATAACCGGGTGCGCATGGCGCTGGTGGCGGAACTGGACCAGTGCGTGGAAGGCGCCGAACGCATGCGCGCGCTGATCAAGCGTCTGTAA
- a CDS encoding ArsC family reductase, whose amino-acid sequence MATTLYGIKNCDTMKKARVWLDDQGVEYVFHDYKKEGVPEAELRRWIDTLGWETVINRRGTTWRKLDPAVRDNMDAEQAVPVALDNPSIIKRPILQHGETLVAGFNADQWQALF is encoded by the coding sequence GTGGCCACTACCCTTTACGGCATCAAGAACTGCGACACCATGAAGAAGGCCCGGGTCTGGCTGGACGACCAGGGCGTGGAGTACGTGTTTCACGATTACAAAAAGGAAGGCGTGCCGGAAGCGGAATTGCGCCGCTGGATCGATACCCTGGGTTGGGAAACCGTCATCAACCGTCGCGGCACCACCTGGCGTAAACTGGACCCGGCCGTGCGCGACAACATGGATGCCGAACAGGCCGTGCCCGTGGCGCTGGACAATCCATCCATTATTAAACGGCCGATCCTCCAGCACGGAGAGACCCTGGTGGCCGGCTTCAACGCCGACCAATGGCAAGCCTTGTTCTAA
- the dapD gene encoding 2,3,4,5-tetrahydropyridine-2,6-dicarboxylate N-succinyltransferase: MSTIFAFALGCGTKNRDDNWLEVFYPDPYLNPDPKLIEVVREEVGYQGGNAALELTHRQVQHLAREWREAGFEHEASYAVAFQESERPVVLTILETDAEPASTPEAYLKLHLLSHRLVKPHGVVLSGIFPLLPNVAWTNEGAVDLEELPERQLLARLNGKLLEVNSVDKFPKMTDYVIPTGVRIADTARVRLGAYVGEGTTIMHEGFINFNAGTEGPGMIEGRISAGVFVGKGSDIGGGASTMGTLSGGGNIVISLGEGCLLGANAGTGIPLGDRCTIEAGLYITSGTKVEVLDENGGVVDTVKARDLAGKSDLLFRRNSESGAVQCRTNKSAIALNEELHKHN, translated from the coding sequence ATGAGCACGATTTTCGCCTTCGCCCTGGGTTGCGGTACCAAGAACCGCGATGACAACTGGCTGGAAGTGTTTTATCCGGATCCCTACCTGAACCCGGATCCCAAACTGATTGAGGTCGTGCGTGAGGAAGTGGGCTACCAAGGCGGCAATGCCGCCCTGGAACTGACCCATCGCCAGGTACAACACCTGGCCCGGGAATGGCGTGAAGCCGGTTTCGAGCATGAGGCCAGCTACGCGGTGGCGTTCCAGGAATCCGAGCGCCCGGTGGTGCTCACCATCCTGGAAACCGATGCCGAGCCGGCCTCCACCCCGGAAGCCTATCTGAAGCTGCACCTGCTCTCCCATCGCCTGGTGAAACCCCACGGCGTGGTACTCAGCGGCATCTTCCCGCTGCTGCCGAACGTGGCCTGGACCAACGAAGGCGCGGTGGATCTGGAAGAGCTGCCGGAGCGTCAACTGTTGGCGCGCCTCAACGGCAAGCTGCTGGAAGTGAACAGCGTCGACAAGTTCCCGAAAATGACCGACTACGTGATCCCCACCGGCGTGCGCATAGCCGATACCGCCCGGGTCCGCCTCGGCGCCTATGTGGGCGAAGGCACCACCATCATGCACGAGGGCTTCATCAACTTTAACGCCGGCACCGAAGGCCCGGGCATGATCGAAGGCCGCATCTCCGCCGGCGTGTTCGTCGGCAAGGGCTCCGACATCGGCGGTGGCGCCTCCACCATGGGCACGCTGTCCGGTGGCGGCAACATCGTCATTTCCCTGGGCGAAGGCTGTTTGCTCGGCGCCAACGCCGGCACCGGCATCCCGCTGGGCGACCGTTGCACCATCGAAGCGGGCCTCTACATCACTTCCGGCACCAAGGTGGAAGTGCTGGACGAAAACGGCGGCGTGGTCGATACCGTCAAGGCCCGGGATCTGGCCGGCAAATCCGACCTGCTGTTCCGCCGCAATTCGGAAAGCGGCGCGGTGCAGTGTCGGACCAACAAGAGCGCCATCGCCCTGAACGAAGAACTGCACAAGCACAACTGA
- a CDS encoding [protein-PII] uridylyltransferase, which translates to MTLTPPLSQSDLLARLRGTDQPGQTARAYLEEGQAQLDAAFDQTPIEDLVHSRATLVDRVLIAAWSLFGLDHLSDAALVAVGGYGRGELHPYSDVDLMVLFRQRPDEQACGSLEGFVAFLWDIGLEIGHSVRSLDECVALAAEDITVATNIMEARTLAGDNAVLTALAERTAPDRMWPADRFFAAKWDEQTARHAKHNDTEYNLEPDLKNAPGGLRDFQMISWVAHRHFGADSIDTMVEAGFITRKEHALLQKWLAELWRIRWALHTLTGRNENRLLFDHQRQLADRLGYRDSDANLAVEHFMKGFYRVALAMSVFNEMLLQLFDEAILRSGTPELSTPKQRRPLNRRFQARNDYLEISAPDVFQKHPSAMLEMFVLLAQNPDLKGIRAETIRALIEARPTIDDQFRNDPANTALFMQLLRSPHSLFTQLRRMKRYGLLGKYLPEFGRIIGMMQYDLFHIYTVDAHTLLVIKNMRRLRYDDMRETFPLASEVFYRLPKPELLYVAGLYHDIAKGRGGDHSELGAEDAIAFCQRHGLSNWDGKLVAWLVRNHLTMSVTAQRKDISDPDVVHEFARVVGDLVHLDYLYVLTVADINATNPSLWNSWRASLLRQLYVETKRALRRGLNNPLDKQDWVDETHEAALKMLMDRDQDPQAVEALWANIGDEYFLRETPWDIAWHTEALLGRPNPEDPLVLIRENQMGQGQTEGGSQIFIYTPDTQNLFAATVNALDSLGLTIMDARIITSADGFSLDTYIVLDEHGTPIGDDWPRIEHIRQTLTETLKHPEKFGTTVSRRMPRRHKHFDVPTQVVISNDIVNDRTVVDIHTLDRPGLLAHIGRIFVQFELLVQNARIATLGERVEDVFFVTDLNGDPVSDPELCQHLQDTLMQELDKRNQNDTYSTTF; encoded by the coding sequence ATGACGTTGACGCCCCCTCTGAGCCAGTCCGACCTTCTTGCACGCCTGCGCGGCACCGACCAACCGGGACAGACCGCCCGGGCTTACCTGGAGGAAGGACAGGCGCAGTTGGACGCCGCCTTTGACCAGACTCCGATCGAGGATCTGGTGCACAGCCGCGCCACCCTGGTGGACCGGGTCCTGATCGCCGCCTGGTCCCTGTTCGGCCTGGACCATCTGAGCGACGCCGCTCTGGTGGCCGTGGGCGGCTATGGCCGCGGCGAACTGCACCCCTATTCCGATGTGGACCTGATGGTGCTGTTCCGCCAGCGCCCGGACGAGCAGGCCTGCGGTTCCCTGGAAGGCTTTGTTGCCTTTCTTTGGGACATTGGCCTGGAAATCGGCCACAGCGTACGCTCCCTTGACGAGTGCGTGGCGCTGGCGGCCGAGGACATCACCGTCGCCACCAATATCATGGAGGCGCGCACCCTGGCCGGCGATAACGCGGTCCTGACCGCCCTGGCCGAACGCACCGCCCCGGACCGGATGTGGCCGGCGGACCGCTTCTTCGCCGCCAAATGGGACGAGCAGACCGCCCGCCACGCCAAGCACAACGACACCGAATACAACCTGGAACCGGACCTCAAGAACGCCCCCGGCGGCCTGCGTGATTTTCAGATGATCTCCTGGGTGGCGCACCGGCATTTCGGCGCCGACAGCATTGACACCATGGTCGAAGCGGGCTTCATCACCCGCAAGGAACACGCGCTGCTGCAAAAATGGCTGGCCGAGCTGTGGCGCATCCGCTGGGCGCTACACACGCTCACCGGGCGCAATGAAAACCGGCTGCTGTTCGACCATCAACGGCAACTGGCGGACCGCCTTGGATACCGGGATTCCGATGCCAACCTGGCAGTGGAGCATTTCATGAAAGGGTTCTACCGGGTGGCGCTGGCCATGTCGGTGTTCAACGAAATGCTGCTGCAGTTGTTCGACGAAGCGATTCTGCGCTCCGGCACGCCGGAACTATCCACCCCGAAACAAAGACGCCCGCTCAACCGCCGCTTCCAGGCGCGCAACGATTACCTGGAAATCAGCGCTCCGGACGTGTTCCAGAAGCACCCTTCGGCGATGCTGGAAATGTTCGTGCTGCTGGCCCAGAACCCGGACCTGAAAGGCATTCGCGCGGAGACTATTCGCGCGCTGATCGAAGCCCGGCCCACCATCGACGATCAGTTCCGCAACGATCCGGCCAACACCGCCCTGTTCATGCAGCTGCTGCGCAGCCCCCACTCGTTGTTCACCCAGTTGCGGCGGATGAAGCGCTACGGGCTGCTCGGCAAATACCTGCCCGAGTTCGGCCGCATCATCGGCATGATGCAGTACGACCTGTTCCATATTTACACCGTCGATGCCCATACCCTGCTGGTGATCAAGAACATGCGCCGGCTGCGTTATGACGACATGCGCGAAACGTTCCCGCTGGCCAGCGAGGTGTTCTACCGCCTGCCGAAACCGGAACTGCTGTATGTCGCCGGCCTCTACCACGACATCGCCAAGGGCCGCGGCGGTGATCACTCCGAACTGGGAGCCGAGGACGCCATTGCCTTTTGCCAGCGCCACGGCCTCAGCAACTGGGACGGCAAACTGGTGGCCTGGCTGGTGCGGAACCATCTGACCATGAGTGTCACCGCCCAGCGCAAGGACATTTCCGATCCGGACGTGGTGCACGAATTCGCCCGCGTGGTCGGCGACCTGGTGCATCTGGACTACCTTTACGTGCTCACCGTGGCGGACATCAATGCCACCAATCCGAGCCTGTGGAATTCCTGGCGCGCCTCGTTGTTGCGCCAGTTGTACGTGGAAACCAAGCGCGCCCTGCGCCGCGGCCTGAACAACCCGCTGGACAAACAGGACTGGGTCGACGAAACCCACGAAGCGGCGCTTAAGATGCTGATGGATCGCGATCAGGATCCGCAGGCGGTGGAAGCACTGTGGGCCAACATCGGCGATGAGTATTTTCTTCGCGAAACCCCCTGGGATATCGCCTGGCACACCGAGGCGCTGCTCGGCCGCCCCAATCCGGAAGATCCGCTGGTGCTGATCCGTGAGAACCAGATGGGCCAGGGGCAAACCGAAGGCGGCTCGCAAATCTTTATCTACACGCCCGATACCCAGAATCTGTTCGCCGCCACCGTTAACGCCCTCGACAGCCTGGGCCTGACCATCATGGACGCCCGCATCATCACCAGTGCCGACGGCTTCAGTCTGGATACCTACATCGTCCTGGACGAACATGGCACGCCGATCGGCGATGATTGGCCGCGTATCGAACACATTCGCCAGACCCTGACCGAGACGCTCAAACACCCGGAGAAGTTCGGCACCACGGTAAGCCGGCGCATGCCGCGCCGGCACAAGCATTTCGACGTGCCAACCCAGGTGGTGATCAGCAACGACATCGTCAACGATCGCACCGTGGTGGATATCCACACTCTGGACCGCCCCGGCCTGCTGGCCCACATCGGTCGCATTTTCGTGCAGTTCGAACTGCTGGTGCAGAACGCCCGCATCGCCACCCTGGGAGAACGGGTCGAGGATGTGTTCTTCGTCACCGACCTCAACGGTGATCCGGTGTCCGACCCGGAACTGTGCCAGCACCTGCAGGACACGCTCATGCAGGAACTGGACAAGCGCAATCAGAACGACACTTATTCCACCACTTTTTGA
- a CDS encoding aldehyde dehydrogenase family protein: MTVVIDTNPATGKAVAELNETDLATLPERFKKARQAQRIWAAKSFRERAVHIRRMRNYIRDNAEELARVVSESNGKTLVDALATEVLPCALSCQWYGRNAEKVLAAKRRPGGSLLFANKRTEIRRLPLGVVGIISPWNYPLSIPFGEIIMGLMAGNAVLLKVAAATPAVGRAIEGIVEAGRLPDGLFQHIVGSGSAVATAFFENGVDKLFFTGSVNAGKVLMAQAAQTLTPLSLELGGNDPMIVLADADLERASNGAAWAGYQNAGQSCGGVERVYVEASVYDDFVELLAKKTRALRHGPGNDKSIPVDIGSLTTEGQKRTVEQHLEDALAKGARIEAQSRPVGEVENGYFLPATLLTQVSDNMLVMREETFGPIIAVTAVANAEEALEKANDSKLALTSSIWTRDNKKGRALAARLESGVTTLNDHLYSHGLSETPWGGWKESGIGRTHGPEGLEEMTHVKAINWDLLPAKRNLWWYPFDRATYKGLLNALYFAFPKSPLQWLGASLKLTPFLVRKMFGKQK; the protein is encoded by the coding sequence ATGACCGTCGTGATCGACACCAACCCCGCCACCGGCAAAGCCGTAGCGGAACTTAATGAAACCGACCTCGCTACTCTGCCGGAACGTTTCAAGAAGGCGCGCCAGGCTCAGCGGATCTGGGCGGCCAAATCGTTCAGGGAACGGGCCGTGCACATCAGGCGCATGCGCAATTACATCCGCGACAACGCCGAGGAACTGGCCCGGGTAGTCAGTGAAAGCAACGGCAAGACGCTGGTCGATGCCCTCGCCACCGAGGTGTTGCCCTGTGCTCTCTCCTGCCAGTGGTATGGCCGTAACGCGGAGAAAGTCCTGGCGGCGAAACGCCGCCCCGGCGGCAGTCTGTTGTTCGCCAATAAACGCACCGAGATTCGCCGCCTGCCCCTGGGTGTGGTGGGCATCATCAGCCCCTGGAACTATCCCCTGTCGATTCCGTTCGGTGAAATCATCATGGGCCTGATGGCCGGTAATGCCGTGCTGTTGAAGGTGGCCGCCGCCACTCCTGCGGTGGGCCGCGCCATCGAGGGCATCGTCGAGGCCGGCCGGTTGCCGGACGGGTTGTTCCAGCACATCGTCGGCTCCGGCTCGGCAGTGGCCACCGCCTTCTTTGAAAATGGCGTGGACAAGCTTTTCTTCACCGGCAGCGTCAACGCCGGCAAGGTACTGATGGCCCAAGCCGCGCAAACACTGACGCCGCTGTCGCTGGAGCTGGGCGGCAACGACCCGATGATCGTGCTGGCCGACGCCGACCTGGAGCGTGCCAGCAACGGCGCCGCCTGGGCCGGTTACCAGAACGCCGGGCAAAGCTGCGGGGGTGTCGAGCGCGTCTATGTGGAAGCTTCAGTGTACGATGACTTCGTCGAACTATTGGCGAAGAAGACCCGCGCCCTGCGCCATGGTCCCGGCAACGATAAAAGCATCCCGGTGGACATTGGCAGCCTCACCACAGAGGGTCAGAAACGCACGGTGGAACAACATCTGGAAGACGCCCTCGCCAAAGGCGCGCGTATCGAGGCCCAGTCACGACCGGTGGGCGAGGTGGAAAACGGCTATTTCCTGCCCGCCACCCTGCTCACCCAGGTCAGCGACAACATGCTGGTGATGCGTGAAGAAACCTTCGGCCCGATCATTGCCGTCACTGCTGTGGCCAACGCCGAGGAAGCCCTGGAAAAAGCCAACGACTCCAAACTGGCCCTGACCTCCTCGATCTGGACCCGCGACAACAAAAAAGGCCGCGCCCTCGCCGCCCGGCTGGAATCCGGCGTCACCACCCTCAATGACCACCTCTACAGTCATGGCCTGTCGGAAACCCCCTGGGGCGGCTGGAAGGAATCCGGCATCGGCCGCACCCACGGCCCGGAAGGCCTGGAGGAAATGACCCACGTCAAAGCGATCAACTGGGACTTACTCCCGGCCAAGCGTAACCTCTGGTGGTACCCCTTCGACCGCGCCACCTACAAGGGCCTGCTCAACGCCCTGTACTTTGCTTTCCCCAAAAGCCCGCTGCAATGGCTCGGCGCCAGCCTGAAGCTGACGCCGTTCCTGGTCCGGAAAATGTTTGGGAAACAGAAATAA
- a CDS encoding DMT family transporter — protein sequence MAERALNQLQAGGQVGVASPLAPAPAPRPLTGVLLMAAGVGILPLMDSLAKYLSDEYHVVQVTWARYLFHFLLLGALLLWRLPLSALIPRHAGLQVIRSAFLLSTTLCYFGAIAFLPLANALALAFLGPLVSTALAPLILGESAGPRRWIAVTVGFLGTLVVIRPGWGEFHWASLLGLGAGVSYGLYQLTTRRLSGSGRPSVTLFYTSVFGLAVLSLIVPMVWRWPDPATWGLMLLMGSVGALAHFLIIRAFEYASAPVLSPVSYMEMVSAVTLGWLIFGDFPDAWTWAGIGLIVVSGLLIVIWE from the coding sequence ATGGCTGAGCGCGCTCTGAACCAGCTGCAAGCGGGCGGGCAGGTCGGCGTGGCGTCGCCGCTCGCACCGGCGCCGGCCCCGCGCCCCCTTACCGGTGTCCTGCTGATGGCCGCCGGCGTCGGCATCCTGCCGTTGATGGACAGCCTGGCCAAATACCTCAGCGACGAATACCACGTGGTTCAGGTTACCTGGGCCCGGTATCTGTTCCATTTCCTGCTGCTTGGCGCACTGCTGCTTTGGCGCTTGCCCTTGTCCGCGCTGATCCCGCGCCATGCCGGCCTGCAGGTGATCCGCAGTGCCTTTCTGCTCAGTACCACCCTTTGTTATTTCGGTGCCATTGCCTTTCTGCCGCTGGCCAATGCTCTGGCGCTGGCGTTTCTCGGGCCGCTGGTCAGTACCGCTCTGGCGCCGCTGATCCTGGGCGAAAGCGCTGGCCCGCGCCGTTGGATCGCGGTGACGGTGGGTTTCCTTGGCACTCTGGTGGTGATCCGTCCCGGCTGGGGCGAGTTCCATTGGGCCTCATTGCTGGGATTGGGGGCGGGGGTGTCCTACGGGCTGTACCAGCTCACCACCCGGCGCCTGTCCGGCAGCGGCCGTCCCTCGGTGACGCTGTTTTACACCTCGGTGTTTGGCCTGGCGGTGCTCAGTTTAATCGTCCCGATGGTCTGGCGCTGGCCGGACCCGGCCACTTGGGGACTGATGCTGTTGATGGGCTCGGTGGGCGCCCTGGCGCACTTTCTCATCATCCGCGCCTTCGAATACGCCAGCGCCCCGGTCCTGTCCCCGGTGAGCTATATGGAGATGGTCTCCGCGGTCACCCTCGGCTGGCTGATCTTCGGCGACTTCCCCGACGCCTGGACCTGGGCCGGGATTGGATTGATCGTGGTCAGCGGCTTGTTGATTGTTATATGGGAATGA